The following are from one region of the Carcharodon carcharias isolate sCarCar2 chromosome 27, sCarCar2.pri, whole genome shotgun sequence genome:
- the LOC121270466 gene encoding gastrula zinc finger protein XlCGF57.1-like: MVWFFPAPSPRPFHLVSSQPRSDSPGESLWLGSSDETVPISLTHTIHQDLKIISNMEAESSICSVDKLYPCSVCGCGFERSSDLQTHKCDQTEERPCKCGDCGKGFSHPSELETHRCSHTRERPFICPKCGKGFTLLSSLRRHQRVHTGERPFTCSMCGKGFIQSSDLLSHQRVHSGERPFTCSLCEEGFTHPSNLLTHQRVHTGENPFTCSECGKGFTQASNMLRHQRVHTGERPFTCCVCEKGFAESGSLLAHQRIHTGERPFTCSMCGKGFTLSSSLLRHQRVHTGERPFTCSECGKGFNQSTDLLTHQRVHSGERPFTCSMCGKGFTQASNLLSHQRVHTGENPFTCSMCGKGFTQASNLVSHQRVHTGERPFTCSVCGKGFSRSSYLVKHQQVHN, from the coding sequence ggagagagtttgtggCTGGGAAGCTCAGATGAAACTGTGCCAATCTCTCTGACTCACAccattcatcaggacctgaagatTATCAGTAATATGGAAGCGGAGAGCAGCATTTGCAGTGTGGATAAACTGTAtccgtgttctgtgtgtggatgcGGATTCGAACGATCGTCTGACCTGCAGACTCACAAGTGTGACCAAACTGAGGAGAGGCCGTGTAAATGTGGGGActgcgggaagggattcagtcacccctctgagctggaaactcatcgctgcagtcacaccagggagaggccgttcatctgccccaaatgtgggaagggattcacactGTTATCCAGCCTgcggagacaccagcgagttcacactggggagagaccgttcacttgctccatgtgtgggaagggattcatccAGTCATCTGACCTGCTTTCCCACCAACgggttcacagtggggagaggccattcacctgctctctgtGTGAGGAGGGATTCACTCATCcctccaacctgctgacacaccagcgagttcacacaggggaaaatccgttcacctgctctgagtgtgggaaaggattcactcaagCCTCCAACAtgttgagacaccagcgagtacacactggggagaggccattcacttgctgtgtgtgtgaaaaGGGGTTCGCTGAGTCAGGAAGCCTGCTggcacaccagcgaattcacactggggaaagaccgtttacctgctccatgtgtgggaaaggattcactctgTCATCATCCCTTCTcagacatcagcgagttcacaccggggagagaccattcacctgctccgaatgtgggaagggatttaatcagtCAACTGACCtgttgacacaccagcgagttcacagtggggagaggccattcacctgctccatgtgtgggaagggattcacacaAGCTTCCAACCTGCTGagccaccagcgagttcacactggggagaatccattcacctgctccatgtgtgggaagggattcactcaagcTTCCAACCTGGTGagccaccagcgagttcacactggggaaaggcccTTTACCTGCTCtgtttgtgggaagggattcagtcgaTCATCCTACCTGGTGaagcaccagcaagttcacaactGA